In the Aneurinibacillus soli genome, one interval contains:
- a CDS encoding ArsR/SmtB family transcription factor translates to MYNKREETKEMIGELFIMEHKYEQMISICKALGHPVRLRIFTLLAEQGESYCGDMVSLVGVAQSTVSHHLKILKDSGLVTTEEQGTFVCYRVQRERLRELAHLLEGL, encoded by the coding sequence GTGTATAATAAAAGAGAAGAAACAAAGGAAATGATTGGAGAACTCTTCATTATGGAACATAAATACGAACAGATGATATCCATCTGCAAAGCGCTTGGCCACCCGGTACGGTTGCGTATTTTTACTTTGCTAGCAGAGCAAGGAGAGTCATACTGCGGGGATATGGTTTCACTTGTCGGGGTGGCGCAGTCCACAGTGTCTCATCATCTCAAAATTCTAAAAGACAGCGGATTGGTCACAACGGAAGAGCAGGGAACATTCGTCTGCTACCGGGTGCAGCGGGAACGCCTGCGAGAATTGGCACATTTGCTTGAGGGGCTGTAG